AGCGCTTGAATGGTCAGCGAACGATGAGTCGTGGGAAGCGACTGTGCTTGGAGAAGAGTGGAGTGAGGAACGTTTGTTGGAAAAACAAAAAGCTTATGAAGAGGCAACCTCCGGCCATTTTATATCCGAGGCCGGAGCGAAAGCAGGCGAAGCTTTTTATACTGTTGTTAACCAGCTGCTTCGTTTGGTGACAGGGACATGACCTTTTGTTATAATGACGAGTAGTGTACCTTGTTGATCAGGTAGGAGTTGAAAAGCTGAATGAACTATGAAAATAAGCGAGAGCGGCAGCAGCGCATCCGGAACTTTTCCATCATTGCCCATATCGATCATGGAAAATCGACGCTAGCTGACCGAAT
Above is a genomic segment from Litoribacterium kuwaitense containing:
- a CDS encoding DUF3679 domain-containing protein → MTRFLLKCFALLTLLLFGVLLGMQLSNEGMNQIKGYDDSSFKEALEWSANDESWEATVLGEEWSEERLLEKQKAYEEATSGHFISEAGAKAGEAFYTVVNQLLRLVTGT